In one window of Phycisphaerales bacterium DNA:
- a CDS encoding DUF2752 domain-containing protein: MTHAPAQAQPLPASRANRASGGERVVASLVAAACLAVLVIAAGLTPAGEGSGTHTQLGMPSCGWAVSYGAPCPTCGMTTAFAHAAHLSLWQSFKTQPMGFLLAVGTAAGFWVALYVAATGSLLGRLCGRLLAPRMLWVLLGIAAASWAYKWVVWES; this comes from the coding sequence GTGACGCACGCGCCCGCACAGGCCCAGCCCCTGCCCGCGAGCCGGGCCAATCGCGCGAGCGGCGGCGAGCGTGTGGTGGCGAGCTTGGTGGCCGCGGCGTGCCTGGCGGTGCTGGTGATCGCGGCGGGGCTGACGCCCGCGGGCGAGGGATCGGGGACGCACACGCAGCTGGGGATGCCCTCGTGCGGCTGGGCGGTCAGCTATGGGGCGCCGTGCCCCACCTGCGGCATGACCACGGCGTTCGCGCACGCGGCGCACCTGAGCCTGTGGCAGTCGTTCAAGACACAGCCGATGGGGTTCCTGCTCGCGGTTGGCACCGCGGCGGGGTTCTGGGTAGCCTTGTACGTGGCGGCAACGGGGTCGCTGCTGGGGCGGCTGTGCGGTCGGCTGCTGGCGCCCAGGATGCTGTGGGTGCTGCTGGGCATCGCGGCGGCGTCCTGGGCCTACAAGTGGGTGGTCTGGGAGAGCTGA